TTCGCGGAACGGTATTACAACCGGGAACGGCGCCACAGCGCCCTCGGTTACCAGAGCCCGGTGGACTTTGAACTGCAACTAAACTAAAACACCTATGCGCACCGCCCCTCCAAGGTGTCCATCAAACCGGGTGAGGCCCACGATGCCGAAGTCCCAGTTATTCTGGATGGGCACGCTGATGAGAGCGGCGACAGGATTCTGAAGTTTCCTGGCGAGTTCGGCCGCTTTCGCCTGTTCGTCACCGCCTGCTCCGCTGCCGGAGGATTGAGCGTCGGCTGGCGCGAGGGTGAGCGAGGTGTTGAAGGTAGATTGCGGTTGAGCCAGTGCGGGCAGCGCCAAGACAGCCGTAATCACGGCAAGTAAAAGGAAATGCTTCATCGTAGTAGCTTGGATTCCATCCCAAACTACCACTCTAGGCACACCACCTACCTACACATTACTTGCGCTTTCATGGCTCTTTCTTGCCGGTCGCAGAACCGTTCCGATCTTCGGCGTCAGGTGCCCCCAGGCAATTCAAAAGACACAAGAGGTTATCGTCACAGGCACTCTGTCTGGGGGGCGAATTCAGTTATACATCAATCTACTGGTTCATTGGCGGAAGATCTCTGCCATGCAGAGTGCTGCCCCGCCGAAGTCCCGACGTGACCCGCAAGCGTGGTTGATCAATAAGGCCAAGGTTTCCATTTCTTCCGATCCCGAGTGGTTTGACAATCTGTGCGACGAAATCGGTCTGGCGATGAAGCCTGTTGGTCGCAAGCGCGGCCAAGTCTGACAATTGGCCGGTTTCGGCTTCTCGCCAACGGGGCGAGAGACACCGTTAGGGTGTTGTCACCGCCTATTGCCGAATTGTGCCGAAGTTGTTGCGAATAGCTGAGAACTCGCAATTCTTCTGGCAGTTGTTCTGGCAAATGGCGGTTTTTCGACCCAACGTCGTGGGAGCTGTTGTTGAACTTCAACAACTTGGAATTGGCTCCAGAGGTAGGACTCGAACCTACAACCACACGGTTAACAGCCGCGTGCTCTACCATTGAGCTACTCTGGAACCCAAAGCGGACGCGCACTTTAATCACCGCTCACGTGAGCGTCAATCTGGTTTTGCCAGCCGCGACAATTTGCGATGCGGCCGGCCAGATTGGGACGTCGCCTGCCATGTTAATGTGTTGGGCAGAGAGGCTTTGCCACACCCGCAACGCATGCCAGACGATCAATGTATGCTCCTCCAGTTGGAGGCTGCCGCTTCAGGGAAGCGCAGCGGCAGAACTGGGCCGCGCGCCAGCCCTCTGGGGTCGCAGGATTTGCAGGCCCGCGGCGGAGGGAGGTCGGGCTCCGCCGGCAGCCATCGACTCCGGGCCAATGAAGTTTGATTTAATCGATGGCCGAATTCCGAAGAGGGCGAGGCGGCGTGCCGTCTGATCTGGCGTATGAAAACAAATACCTGGTTAACTCTCTCGGCCATTGCCATTGGAACTGTATTCGCCTCCTCCGCGCACGCGGGATGGGCGGTGGGCGTCACCATCGGAGGGCCGGTTTACGCGCCGGCACCGGTTATCATCGCGCCGCCGCCTTGCCCGCCGCCGGTGGTCTGTTACCCGCCACGGCCGGTCTGCCCGCCGCCGGTGGTTTATGTGCCCGCCGGACATGCGTGGGGGTATTACCATCGGGACTGGGATGATCGCGGGCGGAATCATGGCCGCGGTGGCTGGGGTCGTTACGATGGCGATCGTCGCGGCCACGGAGATCGGGATGACCGCCGTCATTGAACGGCTCCGTGGACTTCAACTCAAGCCGGAGGGAATTTCCCTCCGGCCATTTTGTTTTCGCGCCTTTACGTGAGTGGCGCACTTCCGGCCCTGAAGCTGGGTCAGCGATAAAGCCAGGCGGAACGGCTCAGGGAATGTTCGAGAGCCCCTTCAAGTAGGCGAGAATGAGTTGCGGTAGTTCGTCGCTGTAACCGCCTTCCAACACATTGAACAGGGGTCGCCCCAAACTGGCGAGTTGCGTGCCCAGCCAATGGAAATCTTCGACTGTCAGCGTCTCTTGCGCGATGGGGTCGTGCGCATAGGCATCGAACCCGGCGGAAACCCCGATCAGATCGGGCTTGAACGCGGCAAGATCATCGAGGGCCTGCTGGAGCACCTGGCGGTATTCTGCCCGCGGCGTCATGGGGGCAACCGGATAGTTGAAGCAATTGTGGCCGACATGTTGCGCGCCGGTGCCCGGATAGCAGGGGGATTGGTGAACGGAAAAATAGGCGACGCCGGGACGGTTTATCAGGATTTCTTCCGTGCCATTGCCGTGATGCACATCGAAGTCCAGCACGGCCACGCGTTTTCGGCTTTGCGCATGCGCCTCCAGGGCGGCGATGGCCATGTTGTTCAAATAGCAAAAGCCCATCGCCTGGGTGGAAGTGGCGTGATGTCCGGGCGGCCGCATCAAACTGAAGTTCGGCTCGCCGCGCAGTGCGCAGGCCAGTGCCGCCAATGCGCCGCCCACCGCGTTGCGCGCGCGTTCGCCAATGCCCGCGTGAAACGGCGTGTCGGCGTCGAAATCCTCGGGGTGCAGCAGGCGGTTGAGGTGCCGCGTCACATGCGCCCGGTGAATCGCGTGTTCCGGGACCTCGACGGGCGAACTCCAGGTGATGGGCAGTTCGGTCTGGTGTTGCAACAATTCCACCGTGCGGCTGATGCGCGCCGGCCGTTCAGGGTGGCCCGGCGTGGCGTAATCAGTGCACTTCGTGTCCGTGATGATCGTCATGCCTGTTGGCAAGGCCCGTCGGCGTCCGCTGGCTTCGACGGGTCGGGCGAAGGCGGGGATTGCACGCGACGATTTTGCTTTTGGTGTTTTGGTTTGGCCAGCTTAGATTCGCCCGCATGAATGACGAGACACTGCGTTCCCACCGGACCGCCCGCAACCGGACCCGATTTTTTGCCCTGCAAAACCTGGCGGGCTTGGCGGCGGCCGTTCTTCTGCTCGCGCCGGGCCGCGCGTCTGCCTGGGATTACGCCGGGCACCGGGTGGTGAACCAGATTGCGCTGGCGACGTTGCCGACGAATTTCCCCGCGTTCGTGCTCGCGCCGGAAGCCGCCGAGCGGATTGCCTTTCTGGCCGGCGAACCGGATCGCTGGCGCAACACACCCGATTTGACGCTCAAGCACAGCAACGGGCCGGATCACTACCTCGACATGGAGCCCCTGGCGGACTACGGCTTGAAGCCGGCGGACCTCCCCGTCTTTCGCTACGACTTCATCGCGCTGCTGGCCACGGAACGCGCCGCGCATCCGGATAAATTTCCGCCCGTCAATCCCGCCCAGAATTCCGACCACACCCGGCAACTGCTCGGGGCGCTGCCCTGGTCCATCACCGAGAACTTCGGCAAGCTGAAGTCCGGGTTTTCCTGCCTCAAGACCTTTGAGGAATTCGGCGGCACGCCGGCGGAAATCGCCAACGCCAGGGCCAACATCATCTACATCATGGGCGTGATGGGCCATTACGTGGGTGATGGCGCGCAGCCGTTGCACACCACGATTCATCACAACGGCTGGGTGGGCGCAAATCCGCACGGTTACACAACCGCGCGGTCCTTCCATCAATGGATCGACGGGGGTTACTTCGAAAAGGTCGGCATCCCGACGGTGGCCGGGGTGAAATCCAGTTTGCGGCCGGCGCATCTGGTTCAGCTTGCGGGTCGCGATGTGCACGCGGATCAAACCTTCCAATCCGTCGTTGAGTTCCTCGTGGCGACGTCGCACGAAGTTGAGCCGCTCTATCAGTTGGAGAAGGACGGCGGCCTGTCCGGGGAAGGGGAGGCGGGCTTGCGCGGCAAGGAGTTCCTGGCGAGGCGGCTGGTTGCCGGCGGGCAAATGCTCGGTGACCTCTGGTTCACCGCCTGGCAGGAAGCGCCACCGGACAAATACCTGAAGGAACAACTCCTCGAACGGCAGCAGCCCGCCGCGGGCAAAAGCAAATAGCCGAAGTCGCGCTCAACCACGCCGTCCCTGCGTCACCGCGAACAACCGCCGTCCGAACTCGTGCGCCAGGGCCGTCATTTCGGCGGCCTCCCGCGCGGGCAGCTGGCGATTGGCGTTGAACTCCCACAAGCTCAGCCAGTGCTGGAAATGCTCCGGCTGCAAGCTGAGCGCAAGGTGCGCGCCCGCAAATCCGCCGCGATAGCGCGACGGCCCGCCCGTTTGCAGCGCCCAGAATTCCGTAATCTTGTCGAGATGCGCCGGCCAGTCGGTGATCTGCGCGTTGAACACCGGACCAATGACGGCGTGCTGGCGAACGTCAATGTAGAACGGCTTGATGAGTTTGAGGATGCCGTCGTGGCCGCCGAGGCGGAAATAAAGTGAAGGCTCTGTTCCCATCGCAGATTGACTACGCCAGTGGAAGATTTGCACCAACGCGGGCGGCTGTGTCATGAAATGCCACCAACTCGCTAATCATCGTATGGATTTCACTTTGCCCGAAGTGGCCAAGTTGCCGGCACACGGCAAAGTTTTTTGACTCCGTCTGGTATTTCGCGTTCCACGCCTTGAACTCTGATTCCGCCTGCGCATCGCGCCACGGCCAGCGAACGCCGGGACTGGTCAGGCCACAGCGCCATGCCTTGGGCGTGAGCCGGGCGCGAAAGCACTTCTGACTGGCGCACAATTTTCGGTAGAGCGGGTCGGCTTCAAAAGCAGCGAACACCTCAGCGCAAACCGGGTCTTCAGGATTGTATGGCTTGTGCGTGGCGACGAGACGGATGCCGGCCCGCGTGCGATAGGCGCGAATTCCCCAGTCAGGATGCGCCGCCACCCAGCTTCCAACTTTCGCCAGAGTGGATCCCTCAAACCCCGGCGGTTTCTTGCCAAACAAACTCTTGAAGAAACCGCCACGGCTCTGGGGTTCGTCAATATCCACGAAGAGCAAATTGGCCACGTTCAACACTTCGCAACCTTGGGTATTGCGCGTGACGGCGGCGATGAGTTCACCGTTCGCAGCGCGAAATTCGCGCAGCACTTCCTCCCGCATCGGTCGTCCCGGGTAGTCGTAGGCGGCCTCCGGGCAATCCCTCTCTCCCTTTAACCACGCGATGACTCGATCAACACGTTTAGCACCCACCGCCAGCGCATCCGTCACCGAAACGTCAGACCAACCCCAAGCAGAGACCTCACCCGATTTGGCAAGCTTCCAGAACTTGGGAAAATGCATGGCTACTCCTACAATAAACTCTTCGCCTTCGCCAGCGCTTCGTCCAGCTTGCTTGCGTCCTTGCCGCCGCCGCGGGCGTTGTCGGGCTTGCCGCCGCCTTTGCCACCGACGATGGGGGCGATGGCTTGGATGATTTTGCCGGCTTGGTATTTCGCGGTGAATCCCGGCGACACACCAGTCACAAGCGAAACAGCGCCTTCGAGCGCGCCACCAAGAACTACCACTCCGTCGAACCTACCTTTGAGAGAGTCTAAAACTCCCTGCAAGAAATCACCACTTACTCCACCAACGTTATGAATAATAGCGGGCGTTCCATTCAGATTCTGAACTCGTTCAAGCAACTGACTTGCGGCGTTTGACGCTTCGCGTTGTTGCGCGGCCTTGGCCTGCTTCTCTAGTTCCTTCTGGTGTGCGAGCAAAGCTTCGATCTTTTTCTCCAGCTCATGCACGGGCGACGTGACCTTGGCCGCAATGCTCTTGATGAGTTGCGCCTGCGCGTTCGCCACGGCGTAGGCTTCGAGACCAGCAACCGCCTCAATGCGCCGGACGCCGGCGGCAATCGCGCTTTCGCCGACGATGCGGAACAAACCGATCTCGCCGGTCGCGCGGGTGTGTGTGCCGCCGCACAGTTCCATGGAATAGCCGTCCAGCTTGTGCGCGGCGCCGCCGATCTGGACGACGCGGACGGTGTCGCCGTATTTGTCGCCGAAGAACTGCATCACGTCCTTGCGCGACTTCACGTCGGCGTAAGGCACTTCGCTCCACGAGACGCCGGCGTTTTCGAGGATGCGCTCGTTGACGAGCTTCTCGATGTCGGCGACCTGCGCGGGCGTGAGCGGCGCGCTGTTGAAATCGAAGGTCAACTTGTCCGGGCCGACAAACGAGCCTTTCTGCGACGCGTCCTTGCTGACGACTTCGTGCAACGCCCAGTGGAGCAAATGAGTGACGGTGTGGTGACGTTGGATGGCGTCGCGACGAGGTTTATCCACGCTCAACGTGACCATGGAGTCCACTGT
The window above is part of the Verrucomicrobiia bacterium genome. Proteins encoded here:
- a CDS encoding histone deacetylase; translation: MTIITDTKCTDYATPGHPERPARISRTVELLQHQTELPITWSSPVEVPEHAIHRAHVTRHLNRLLHPEDFDADTPFHAGIGERARNAVGGALAALACALRGEPNFSLMRPPGHHATSTQAMGFCYLNNMAIAALEAHAQSRKRVAVLDFDVHHGNGTEEILINRPGVAYFSVHQSPCYPGTGAQHVGHNCFNYPVAPMTPRAEYRQVLQQALDDLAAFKPDLIGVSAGFDAYAHDPIAQETLTVEDFHWLGTQLASLGRPLFNVLEGGYSDELPQLILAYLKGLSNIP
- a CDS encoding group III truncated hemoglobin: MGTEPSLYFRLGGHDGILKLIKPFYIDVRQHAVIGPVFNAQITDWPAHLDKITEFWALQTGGPSRYRGGFAGAHLALSLQPEHFQHWLSLWEFNANRQLPAREAAEMTALAHEFGRRLFAVTQGRRG